Proteins encoded together in one Phyllobacterium zundukense window:
- a CDS encoding Phenylacetic acid catabolic protein, which translates to MSDTMPIEDYLVKGGVLSSPANVPPRYRGELLRLMASFVDSELAGSAGFADVINDAPGIQERISAARIVLEKADHAGKVLRVMETFGADGGRYAVHHPWAVRLAREADIGAARQGGDMRLSVFHYPLTGWVDAVVMNVLMGQASVVQLKELARVSYQPLAEVFRAILPRETRHAELGLAGLLQIVDDAEARAKAKASVAYWYPRVAASFGHSGSARFETLSRFGLRHTPNETLLAEWRAEVDAQLSALNLN; encoded by the coding sequence ATGTCCGATACAATGCCGATCGAGGACTATCTGGTCAAGGGCGGCGTGCTCTCATCGCCGGCCAACGTGCCGCCGCGCTATCGCGGCGAACTGCTCCGGCTGATGGCGAGTTTTGTGGATAGCGAACTTGCCGGCTCCGCCGGCTTTGCCGATGTGATCAACGACGCCCCCGGCATTCAGGAGCGCATTTCTGCCGCCCGCATCGTGCTGGAAAAAGCCGACCATGCCGGCAAGGTGCTGCGGGTCATGGAAACCTTCGGCGCCGATGGCGGACGCTATGCGGTGCACCATCCCTGGGCGGTTCGGCTCGCCCGCGAGGCGGATATCGGCGCGGCGCGCCAGGGCGGCGACATGCGCCTTTCCGTCTTCCATTATCCGCTCACAGGCTGGGTGGATGCCGTCGTCATGAACGTGCTGATGGGCCAGGCGAGCGTCGTGCAGTTGAAAGAACTGGCACGCGTCTCCTACCAGCCGCTCGCCGAGGTTTTCCGCGCCATCCTGCCGCGCGAGACCCGCCATGCAGAACTTGGCCTCGCCGGCCTCCTGCAGATCGTCGATGACGCAGAAGCCCGTGCAAAGGCCAAAGCCTCCGTCGCCTACTGGTATCCGCGCGTCGCCGCGAGTTTTGGCCATTCCGGCTCGGCCCGCTTCGAGACGCTGTCGCGTTTCGGCCTGCGGCATACGCCAAACGAGACCCTGCTTGCCGAATGGCGGGCGGAGGTCGATGCGCAGCTTTCTGCACTGAACCTGAACTGA